Sequence from the Elusimicrobiota bacterium genome:
GGCATCCATACAAAACGGTTTTTTGTCACACACCCTGCGATAACACACAATACACGGTAATGGGGCAACAATTTTCTTACCGTACCGCCCGAGTTCAACCTCCGCGGAAGATGTCGGGCCAAATAACGTAATTACCGGCTTATCAAACGCATACGCAACATGCGCGGTTAATGTATCACTTGCAACCACTACACTACTATTATCTATTAACGCATAAAGCTGTGGTATTGTCATCCTATTCACGAGGCTAATAATCCCGGCACCACACTTTTTTGAATATTCAATAATCTTCCGGGCATACGCATAATCAGACTTATCCCCTGAAATTGTTATATCAATATTATCTCGATACTTTTTATGAAGAAGACAAACCACTTTTTCCCATGCTGCCACAGGCCATTGTTTTGTCCCCCACACACCGCCGCATCCTATCGCAAGAACAACATTTGGTTTATGAAAAACCTTCCTTTCTTTAGTATTATAAACCGCTATGGGGTGAAAGTTAACCTTCTTAGTTTCCATCCCCACAATCCCCGCAATGATTTGCTGGTATGACCTGCGATTACTTTTCTTTAGATTATCATCATAACTCATCCGCAAGTAATACTCCGCATAATTATTTGAATACCTAAGCTCACCGTCCACCAACCAAAACCCTACCCGTTTATCTGTTGAGAGCACACCAGCCAACGCTACCGCTTTTTTGTCAAGGTCAAGGTTTATAACTTCAAGCCAATGATACTTCAACAACTCACGAGTAACACCTGCAGTATTATGAATGACATTATTAACCAACCCATTATTTTCGAGGACTCCGCTATTACCTTTATCTACCAGCCAGGAAATTTTCACTGCCCGTCCACACTTTTTACGTAAATATCGCAGGATAAATGTAGTCCGTAAAACATCACCCTTAG
This genomic interval carries:
- a CDS encoding glycosyltransferase family 9 protein, which codes for MKGYRQIVREKKFVVHAGCKHFIYTRPCMYHKLYHAVCAGCKYFVPLKKCGKVHPENMKSVVKRDTNTVLIIKLGAKGDVLRTTFILRYLRKKCGRAVKISWLVDKGNSGVLENNGLVNNVIHNTAGVTRELLKYHWLEVINLDLDKKAVALAGVLSTDKRVGFWLVDGELRYSNNYAEYYLRMSYDDNLKKSNRRSYQQIIAGIVGMETKKVNFHPIAVYNTKERKVFHKPNVVLAIGCGGVWGTKQWPVAAWEKVVCLLHKKYRDNIDITISGDKSDYAYARKIIEYSKKCGAGIISLVNRMTIPQLYALIDNSSVVVASDTLTAHVAYAFDKPVITLFGPTSSAEVELGRYGKKIVAPLPCIVCYRRVCDKKPFCMDAIKPEVVFNQIVRLLC